A region of the Salvia splendens isolate huo1 chromosome 11, SspV2, whole genome shotgun sequence genome:
TTTCATGCCAGTGTGTGGTTGTAAAACTCAGCAAAGAATTGATGTTTTTAAGTTTGTTTGCAGATGCACAAGAAATTGCAAAAAGAATTCCATTTTTTTGTTGAGTTTTTGGGGATAGAGGGAGCATATAAAAGATTGaactatcattttttttatatttcgtttacatttttttaaaattcatgtcagGTAAAAGAAGTTGACATTTGAAATGACGAAAGGAGTACACATTGGGTATAAAAGCTACTACCCTTcgtcccaactaaattgagtcgtattcctttttgggatgtcccgaCTAATTTGAATCATTCCctttttttaactaaaaacaaaatattcaatcactcttactttattccattatATACTTTAGTctctttttatcttttctactttatttatctctcttacttttcaacacaatttcttaatcctcagagcacccacaaccgtgctcttgccaacgagcacggttgtgggcccgacgccactttttctgcctgctcttaggtaagagcacaacacccatagctgtgctcttccgcaaggacgagcacaagggtcccatcatttcattattcaatttaaataaaaacatttccacaaaattaaaatacattacacatactcagaataatattacaaaatacattaaaaattaaaaattacataattaaaatcctaaaaattaaaattttcataattaaactcctaaaaattaaaaattacataattaaattcgtaaaattaaaaaaaccactactcgttgccgaatttcgccaacatgtgtttgattaggtcttcttgtagctcaacgtgggttcgggtatcgcgcattgtgtgtcttgtttcgatcctctcacccaccgtcgtatgcacacctcggcgtgggggagacctcgcgcttgagcttacggcttcatcctcgtcgtaaaagctagccgcccttggtccttcgtcggctataatcatgttgtgtaagataatacacgtgtacatgatgtcggcgatattattcacgtaccacagccgagccggggccttcacaatgttgaatcgggcttgaaggacaaAGGCtttttcgacgtctttccgcgcagactcttgacgctgcgcaaaaagaacccgtctcgggtcttgcgggttgctgagcgtcttcaagaaagtcgaccaccttgggtagataccatcggcgagatagtaacccatgtggtatgtatttccgttgacgatgaagtcgatcgccggtgctacaccattcaatacatcattgaagagggatGAAGAATAGaacacgttcaagtcgttgttggatccgacaactccgaaatatgcatgccaaatccataggcggtagtcggcgaccgcttcaaggataagtgttgggccgccgcctttgtggccgcttaagtgttgccccatccaagcagtcgggcaattcttccacctccaatgcatgcagtcaatgctgccaagcattccgggaaagccatggactgattcgtgaagacgaagcaaccgttggcaatcatcggtggtgggtgcacgaaggaattcatcaccgaaagctgtacgaacgccctcgcaaaaaattttcagacaaaggattccagtggactcaccgacatgcaaatactcgacGAAGAGGttggccgtttgcccagtagcgagttgtcggatggcacacgtacacttctgcaacgctgagatactttgccgaccagctgcatctggacctatttggaagaattcaacacggacggacaatgtgttgacaatacgcataaacaagcgctttgacatgcgaaaacggtgcCTAAATTAATCTCCCGGAAACCGCGgcgggtcggcaaaatagtcggcaacgagcctttcgtgggctccctctcgttcacgatggatgtaggggcgagttgatctagtgggttgaggaggaggggcgggggtattcgctgcgacatttGCTTCATAAaccgtagtattcttgttcttcgcgctccgcttccctaatgagatgggtgaaatccatttgaggttttgagtgagagatgaaggtgtagctaagttgtatgaaaaatatgaatgaaagatgatttgatgtgaaaatagatgatgaatgtgtgtatttatagatgattttaggggaaaaaaatacagaaaaacgggcaaaaaaactGGCATTTTTTTGGaattgggaaaatatttttttttggtattatttttcgatttttaaaataataaaaaaagattttCTAACagaaatgccgttggccaatcacacgctgccacgtcacctgctcgatggcacggacgtgctcaatgcatcgagcagcgccgtgccagcggcgcgagcgcaacGGCGGACGACGTCTTCCGTGCGCAACACCCACGCCGTCCGTCCATCGTTGTAGATGCTCTCATGCTCAAAAGTTTTAACTCAACTTAATTAGGACGGAAAGAGTAACTGTATTTACAATTATTCCCCCATTTTGTCCTTGTATATTGagttatatattataaatagtaaTTAAAACCTATTGTTGTTCTTAAATAATTATCTAAAAGAACTTTTTGGTTCTCGCTTGTAATTGCTAACTTTTTCACTCAaagtttgatttcaatttttagctaaaaataaaatactatggAGTATctaatttatcttattttattcttttttatatattctattttattctctcttgttttaatttttgtacttaaCTTTTGTCGAAAAGAAACTAGTCACATGCGGTTGGACGTTGAAGTATAAATTTGGTAAAACaaattgattatatttttttatactccctccttctCGAGGAAGATGGTCTTTTTCCCGTCTCCTATGCTTTTGAAATGAcggattttaataaaatgaataacaaaggaaaaagatagaaagaaaagtgtgtcgGTTAAAAATGAGCCTCTATTTTAAAAgttttcttaaaatagaaagtcTTTATTTTTGGAGAAGATATAATGAAAAACGTTTTTTTAAAAGGGATTGAGAGAATAAGAAATTGGTAAAGCAAtagttataaaaatatttttggatggGTGTAAGTGAAAATTCTTGAAAATCCCTCAACATGCAAAAGCTTTTACTTCTCCTTCTCTGACccttctctctcacacacagaTACACAAGGCAAAGGgcttctctctctgtctctctctctgtgTGTCACGCCTCCACAGACATACACAATAGATATAGTATTAAACTACAGTAATACTGCATCGGTATTGCTACTGCCCACAGCCAACTCTCTCTTTCAGCATTCTCAAagccttttcctttttctttaatCTATCAACACAGACACCACACCTATTTTTGCAACAACAAAAAAAGGTGTCACTACTCTCTCTTGTTTATCCCACTCTACAGTTCACTTCCCTCCCTTTTCATTCCTCTCATCTCCGCTGTTTCAACCCAATTTACATTAATGTAAAAAACACTAAAGTTCTCATCTTTGGTACCTTCACGTTATCCGCTTTTTCTTGCTTTACTTTTGAAGTGGTCCAATGCTTTGCTAGGTCAGTTGCTcttctccaagctttaattttTCTGCACTCTGAATTTTTTCTGGGTTTAATTGATCCCAATTTGTAGAGTTTCTTGTCTTGACAGACGAGAATTGGCTGTTCAAGATCTGTGTTTTTCATTGGCCCTTCTCTTTTTTCCTAGATTATAATATCCTGATTTGATTGTTGTTGTTATCGGTAGTGCTTGACCAAGAATAGATGTTTAGAGAACTACTACATTTTAGTTTTGTAGGTAACATTTCAATTCCTGTTAGTGCAGGTTGCTTCTAATCTGATAGTATACATTATTTCATCAATAAGCAAGTGAAAAGTTTACATTTTGGAGAAGTACTATATGGATCTTGAACAAGGATAGTCTAGCATTTTTCCTTTTCTGAGAAGAAAATTGATGGTTCCcatttaatttttgttaatgTATATGGATTTTGTTATTGGATGTGATATATGTGGTGGTTGAGGATTATGCCCCTACTTAGCAGAGATTTTGTTCTCAAAAAACCAATATTTTCTTGGATTAAGTGTTCTTCCTTTGATGTGCTTATTCTTGTGTATTGTATCAACCATATGTATGCTTGATCTTGTGACTAACCTGCGAATGGATGTGGTTTCAGATATGATGCGTGGTTTCTGTACTGAAGGGGCACACACTTCGTATTGTGGTTCTATTTAGTGGTGTTGTTCGATCTGTTTAGTTGACGAAGTTGAAATACATTCTTCCCATGGCCTCAGAAGCGCATATCAAGAGTTCCTCGGGGAAGCATAGTAATAGTCAAGCATGCAAAACGGGGAAATCAGATACTTGTATAAGAGAATTACCCGGACATGTGGAAACTCCTGCCTCGAAGAAAATTACAGCAGATCCAATTACAGATAAAAAGTTACAAAACCAACTGCAAAAGGGTGCAGTTTCTTCTTTGACTGGTAAACTTGACTCAACCTTACAGTTTGATATGAGTGAATGTAGTGGTGATAAGGAAAAGAAAGCATCGAAtctcaaaaatttcaaagatAACTCAGCGTCTTCAAAAGTTAGTGATGGAACAAACACTCTTGCAAAGACTAGTGGaagtcccaagataagtgatcGAGTTGAATTTGTTGAGAGTGGGAAGAGCAGTTTGTGTCGGGGCAGCACAAGTACTGATGTTAGCGACGAAAGCAGCTGCAGCAGCTTGAGTACTGCTGTTAACAAACCCCATAAAGCAAATGATATGAGGTGGGAAGCCATACAGGCAGTCCGTTCAAAGGAGGGGTCGTTAGATCTGAGGCATTTTAGACTATTGAAGAAGTTGGGCTGTGGTGACATTGGAAGCGTATATCTATCAGAATTATGTGGTACAAAGTGTTACTTTGCGATGAAGGTTATGGACAAAGCTTCTCTAGCTAGTCGCAAGAAGCTTTTGCGGGCTCAGACAGAAAGAGAGATTCTGCAGTCTTTGGACCATCCTTTCCTTCCGACCTTGTATACTCATTTTGAAACAGACAAGTTTTCATGTTTGGTAATGGAGTTCTGCCCTGGTGGAGACCTGCATGGGCTTCGGCAAAGGCAGCCAGGAAAGCATTTCTCCGAGCAAGCTGTGAAGTATGTCACGTTTTAACTCAAACTTCACTGATGGTTTCTCTTTATCTTCGAAATGCATCTGTTTGTTTTTCTTAACCTCAAGTGTTTCCTGCAAAACTTCGGATATCACGGCTTTCATTTTGTGATTCTGGATTTTAACACCGACTAGTCGAAGATATATTTAGATAAACTTGAGAAATATGTTGTCTAAAATCTGAAGCTGTGATAACTGTGTTATACTTGTCTGGTACAGATGCTATGAATAAATTTTTCGATCACATAACTTTCTTCGTAGGTTTCCTTGTAAATATAGCAATACCTCGTCTGCTCTTCCTGCGTTCACGAGTACATGGTCATAATGAAAGGATATGATGTCCAGATTCTAGTTATCTGAGGATAACGGGCGTGTTTGATACATAGGAAAAGCCAAGAAAAGCTGTTTTTTAAACTTCAGTTCACTATCTCTTAGAGATAGTTTGGTAGGATAGATAACTCATCTATCTTGAAGTGATATGaccaaaaataaagtaaaatgtgtgttttttttatttatgttttgtttatttatcctTATACATAAGTTGTTATGAGCTAATAGCCTGCTGTCTTAGGTTTTATGCAGCTGAAATCCTTCTTGCTTTGGAATATCTTCACATGCTCGGCATCGTCTATCGTGACCTCAAGCCTGAAAACGTCCTAGTGAGAGACGACGGCCACATAATGCTGTCAGATTTCGACCTCTCACTTCGATGCAGTGTCAGCCCAACTCTCGTAAAGTTCCCATCCCTCGAGCCAGACACCCTACGTGCCAACACCACTCAATGCATCGCGCCATCTTGCGTTCAGCCCTCGTGCATGGCCCCAACCACATGTTTCGGCCCTCGCTTCTTCTCAggtaaatccaagaagaaagaCCATAAACCCAAGAACGACATCGGGAACCAAGTCAGGCCGTTACCGGAGCTCATGGCCGAGCCGACAGAGGCGCGATCAATGTCATTCGTGGGCACACACGAGTACCTGGCACCCGAGATCATCAAAGGCGAGGGGCACGGCAGTGCTGTGGACTGGTGGACTTTTGGGATATTCTTGTACGAGTTACTATTCGGAAAGACGCCGTTCAAGGGGTCCGGGAACCGCGCTACGCTGTTCAACGTGGTTGGCCAGCTCCTCCGGTTCCCGGAGTCGCCTGTCGTTAGCTTCGCTGCGAGAGATCTTATCAGGGGATTGTTGGTGAAAGAGCCACAGCATAGGCTGGCGTATAAACGCGGGGCGACGGAGGTGAAGCAGCACCCGTTCTTCCAAGGCGTCAATTGGGCGCTGATCCGGTGCGCGACGCCTCCGGAGGTCCCGAGGCCAGTCGACATTCCGGCGCCTCCGCCGGTGAAAGCTGTGGCCCCACCACCTGCTGCTGCTCCACAAAATACTGATAATTATCTGGAATTTGATTTCTTTTAGTGTTTTGAGTAAATATGGGGATTTTTTCCAGACAAGTATGTGATTGATTATATTATGTGGTTGGACAATTCACGATGATGGTTTTGTTGTAATGTGTAATGCAACTTATgctatcaatcaatcaatcaatgttTGAATTCCTTCCAACATATTAATATAACATCCTTGGCATCAATTTAAAtagatacttcctccgtccgcaaataggaatcctgtttttttattttagttcgtCCGTGAATAGAAGTCTcagttcatttttttttaccataaatggtaataaggtctcacattctattaactCTTTTTACTCATTCCTAATggtgaaattaaattttattggaGTCTGTTATTCTAAATGGTAATTAAGGCCTAACTTATAAAGAGAGTAATGCGGTGAACGTGGATCGAACACGTGACCTTAAGATCTTCAGTCTGACGCTCTCCCAACTGAGCTATCCCCGCAATTTGTTTGTGTTATGTATATTCAGTTAAGATAATATCACAGTACTGAATATTTCCTCCTCCTTTGGAGCATCCATCTGACCATCTCTAAACTCCTCTATGCCATTTCCCATCTTCTTAATAAACCCAACCAGCTTTCTGCAATGTTTGAAGATTGGAAAACAAATATTTAAGACTCTCCTTCATCGGAATACATTTCGATGCCACTTCTTGAGTTTCATTGTTGAAGCACCTTAAATTTGGAACTTGGCTCTATAAAGTATTATTGCTCTTATCGTTCATCTCTTCCAAGTCACCAATGTGTTTGACATTGTGATTTACCTAAATTCCAAAATTTGGTGATTGATGAGAGTCTAAGTCTACTTGCAACACTTAATCTATCTATGCAGATAAAATTTAaatggtgcgttaaaatgacaacacctcttaaagtaaCACCATAACACCATTCCTAGCCAATCATTTGTACACGTGGACGAATAATCAACAGCCATGTGACAATCATAAAAAATGCTCAAGGGTAAATTTCTCGCCCAGCAATATccaatacactatacaacaatttttctcggccagcaatatccaatacgctaGACAACATAGATTGTTGTCTAGCGTTTATAATATTGGTGGATACGTGGTGTCACAGTGTCACTTTAAGAGGtattgtcattttaacacaaacctaAAATCTGAAGTTACATTTAAAGGGTCAATTGGATTAGTTTATACACAATAATATAATGGTCAATGAATTGATTTTGACACTGTATAATCAATCAACAAGTTAATTTTACTTAATCCCGATTTTGACACTGTATTGAGCTGCGTCGCAACTGACCAATTCCAAAATTTggtgattgattttttttttaatctgtgAGATTCATTAGCTTGAAATTTAGTTTTTCTTTACTATCGTTTTTGCACACAGCTATATAAAACTTAATTTAACGAGATAGGTGTGACACATAGTGGAGTAGTAATATTTAACAAGGCATAGCTTAAAATTTATTTAGTGGAGAAAAAGAATTTTTGCTCTGTGTACTTACTAGTGTAGTGGACTCGAAGGTCTAGTTTaaacatataaataaataaaagaaaaataaatgctGTTATATTTCATGCAATTTGCTATACTGTAAAGTTCAAAATTGTATCAGAAACCTGTATCTGCTGGCCCTATTAGGGTAAtgatttaaaagaaaattatgaGGCCCAACTATATAAAAAAGGTTGAAATCAAAAGGCCCAAATattaacaacaaaaataaaagaccaagcctaaaaataaatttttgcgGTGAACGTGGATCGAACACGTGACCTTCAGATCTTCAGTCTGACGCTCTCCCAACTGAGCTATCCCCGCTTTCTGATTTTATGGTGCAATGCGAAGTACAAATTGAGTAAACAATGTTTTATGCAATTGTTGACTTGGGGAAAGGTGGAAGCGACATTGAATTGtttatatattactactagtatttgatTATTCGGAGCAACTTGTAACAACTTAGAACTAGTATTTTTCTTATACTATAATTCGtatagtttgtacaatattatatattagtatttgattattTGGAGTTGTGTTGGAAATTTTGAGATACAAACTTACCGGGCGAAAAATTAtacggaaagtaaaggaaaattacacggaaaataactgaacaaattacacggaaaacttgtggaaagtggtaagccgagtcgaggagtcctctttacgcaagacgagatacgccccggtagtgctctcggtttggcgtgtcgtccccaaagataaaacggcttcgtctctgaagtagcagcaccgctagcagcagagctccggcgaacgggagtaaggcgggggcagagcttcgacggggaagattatgcagagagggagagagcgtgtatgcaagaacgcttgtgtatgttctgtgtagaatgcaatggatgcatgcctatttataggtcaAGTCCACCCGCtggggcattgatggagtcaacagccattatgtgtgccatgatggcttgactgtaaccgccgggggttattgactggtgcactagccattgggagctgaagagacatgGCGCACCTGGACACGCTACACGACGAGATACGCCATGACCGTcgggaccttttgtctctcgTTATTcatcggggtccagcggggaccttttgtctcccgttgtgcgtcggggtccagcggggaccttttgtctcccgttgtgcgtcgaggtccagcgggaacctgacgtggaccaggacccgtcggggatagcgtggagtttggggtggtctaaaaagaacaagcgggacttgaaccacgctcaacgaccagctccaaagaacagcccaaagaccacccaaaaaccaattgccaagatccaagatccaaggcacacgACACCCGGCGCCCGGTGCACGGGTCACGGTGCAAGGTGCGAGggtgggcggcggcggcgcgcgcgtgggctctgtcacccatcttactccacgataattatttcacataataattcatcttattaaatacttcatcataGAAGTTTATcatctccgatgtgggataattaacacttaattaattaatcccatagtTTTTcccatagctcatttctagctttattgtgaccaactttgatatattatttctcactcaccgggaatcagatttgagaagatgaatatactacggtcatctactcggaacgtagatcatcggtattgcatttaatttcacaaaattaaatgtattattatgtttattattagtcaaagtcatttgaccaagcacgattccaacaatcccccacatgagtggaaattgccaaatgcatatgtatgcagacacaagctcaaccctcaagaggtatgtaagcataaggataggtagtttttggctttgaaccatccatagtcaacaccatcggatacacaggcggactagtagcgcgatgctttgaactattcctccacgtcgtgcaccgagacaatgatgttaacacttaaacacctcaacctcatccgttctcacgttttgtgtccatttcaggccttggacaccactttggattcataagtgtattgtttgaagcggccccacttattgtttgaagcggccccacttcacacttacataggtgattcctcgttaagtatcttgccatactcggtcttcttgagaacttcatctcaacgagatcctttagaGATCATTAAAAatcatagacttaacctcaccactaggcaagtttttcaacactctattacTCTCTATGGAATAAATGTAGATGAGTGTTCACACGAATTCTCACAGCTTAGTTTTctcattgaaccaagttcttggga
Encoded here:
- the LOC121756205 gene encoding serine/threonine-protein kinase D6PK-like, producing the protein MASEAHIKSSSGKHSNSQACKTGKSDTCIRELPGHVETPASKKITADPITDKKLQNQLQKGAVSSLTGKLDSTLQFDMSECSGDKEKKASNLKNFKDNSASSKVSDGTNTLAKTSGSPKISDRVEFVESGKSSLCRGSTSTDVSDESSCSSLSTAVNKPHKANDMRWEAIQAVRSKEGSLDLRHFRLLKKLGCGDIGSVYLSELCGTKCYFAMKVMDKASLASRKKLLRAQTEREILQSLDHPFLPTLYTHFETDKFSCLVMEFCPGGDLHGLRQRQPGKHFSEQAVKFYAAEILLALEYLHMLGIVYRDLKPENVLVRDDGHIMLSDFDLSLRCSVSPTLVKFPSLEPDTLRANTTQCIAPSCVQPSCMAPTTCFGPRFFSGKSKKKDHKPKNDIGNQVRPLPELMAEPTEARSMSFVGTHEYLAPEIIKGEGHGSAVDWWTFGIFLYELLFGKTPFKGSGNRATLFNVVGQLLRFPESPVVSFAARDLIRGLLVKEPQHRLAYKRGATEVKQHPFFQGVNWALIRCATPPEVPRPVDIPAPPPVKAVAPPPAAAPQNTDNYLEFDFF